The following coding sequences are from one candidate division WOR-3 bacterium window:
- a CDS encoding M23 family metallopeptidase: protein MKTIYGLILFFSILLAGPGIIDVVNNHPDTTKAENGCNKGISLEKRILPTKRRIEFITEIYPKLAEPSIIYFHSSFLPKQNNIVTLPLGRKITDAESKIMPGPKVADTLYTVLIQEIVLNKKIYKQGEIATLLVSSTRPISKPQIKFLKRNYELYLAGENLYKTILAVPMDADTGQHYLIFRYSEDDQNKILKLPFRIIPGDFAYEDTIELDISILTEEILEMLRYENARYFYKAYTTDFPTLLINGDFIWPCDGIITSLYGRPRRYNKDLDKWSHKAIDIANNPGVKVVAANTGIVVMAEELQAHGKSVVLAHGQGIHTVYLHLDKIYVKKGDTVAIGTEIGELGKTGICTGPNLHFQVMVNRIPTDPRYWIPGGVNLKKGDLVKSSSNR from the coding sequence GAATTATAGATGTAGTAAACAATCATCCGGATACCACCAAGGCGGAAAACGGATGTAATAAAGGTATTTCTTTAGAAAAAAGAATTCTCCCTACAAAAAGGCGGATAGAATTCATTACTGAAATTTATCCTAAGTTAGCCGAGCCTTCCATTATCTATTTCCATTCCTCTTTCCTCCCGAAACAAAATAACATAGTAACACTACCTCTAGGCAGAAAAATAACCGATGCCGAAAGCAAAATTATGCCAGGACCAAAGGTGGCTGACACTCTCTACACTGTATTGATTCAGGAGATTGTACTAAATAAAAAAATATATAAACAGGGTGAAATCGCCACTTTACTTGTATCAAGCACCCGTCCCATCTCAAAGCCGCAAATAAAATTTTTAAAACGCAACTATGAATTATATCTGGCAGGGGAAAATCTTTATAAAACCATCCTTGCTGTGCCTATGGATGCCGATACCGGCCAACATTACCTCATTTTTAGGTATTCCGAAGATGACCAAAATAAAATTTTGAAACTTCCTTTTCGTATAATACCAGGGGATTTTGCCTATGAAGATACTATTGAACTGGATATCTCTATCCTCACTGAGGAAATCTTGGAAATGTTAAGATACGAAAACGCTCGATACTTTTATAAGGCTTACACCACCGATTTTCCTACGCTTTTAATCAATGGGGATTTTATCTGGCCCTGTGATGGAATAATCACTTCGCTCTATGGCAGACCACGCCGCTATAACAAAGATTTAGACAAATGGTCGCATAAGGCCATTGATATTGCCAATAACCCCGGAGTGAAAGTGGTAGCCGCAAATACAGGAATCGTCGTCATGGCTGAAGAACTACAAGCCCATGGTAAAAGTGTCGTCCTCGCCCATGGTCAAGGAATTCATACTGTTTATCTCCATCTCGATAAGATTTATGTAAAGAAAGGCGACACCGTAGCAATCGGCACCGAAATTGGGGAACTTGGTAAAACTGGCATTTGCACAGGGCCTAACTTGCATTTCCAGGTTATGGTCAACCGAATTCCTACTGATCCTCGATATTGGATACCAGGTGGTGTTAATTTAAAAAAAGGCGATTTGGTAAAATCAAGTTCTAACCGGTAA